A genomic window from Parasteatoda tepidariorum isolate YZ-2023 chromosome 10, CAS_Ptep_4.0, whole genome shotgun sequence includes:
- the LOC107445952 gene encoding spidroin-1 isoform X31 → MTWFTQLSLAFLLALCFHSKFAAGQGSPWDSMAKADAFMQNFLNCARQSGVFTREQMDDMSSIGEIMMSAMGSMEGKVTPHKLQALNTAFASAVAEIAISDAGGQNIQATTDAITNAMSSAFFQTTGGSNAAFVNEIRTLINMFAQASGNAIATGGAASAAAAASAGGSGGYGTGPSSAPSTATLYAQGPSQTMTAYRPSQATASATSTTTSYVQGPAQTVTSYRPSQIVTSYTPAQSVTQTSYGSSEIVTTSSGTTRGYGGQQGSGATTTYGGEGGIGAQRGYGQGYGSGATGQGGSGSSAASASAAAAAAGGAGGQGGYGQGGNGYGQGGYGSGEFGQRGSGSNAATSASSTAATNQVSGSGRFEEIISWRSGGNGQGGSGSSAASATAAGGAGGEGGYGLGGYGQYGQGGSGSSAASSAAAASGGAGGEGGYGQGGYGPGQGGYRPGQYGQGGSSAASAAAAAAGGAGGEGGYGQGGYGPGQYGQGGSGSSAASSAAAAAASGGAGGEGGYGQGGYGPGQGGYGPGQYGQGGSSAASAAAAAAAAGGSAGGLGGEGGYGQGGYGSGGYGQGGSGSSAASAAAAAAGGAGGQGGYGQSGYGSGQGGYGSGQYGQRGSGSSAASAAAAASGGAGGEGGYGTGQYGQGGSGSSAASAAAAAAAGGAGGEGGYGQGGYGPGQGGYGPGQYGQGGSGSSAASASAAAAAAGGAGGKGGYGQGAYGPGQYGQGGSGSSSAAAAAAAGGSGGEGGYGTGQYGQGGSGSSAASAAAAAGGAGGEGGYGQGGYGPGQYGQGGSGSSAAAAAAAGGAGGEGGYGQGSYGPGQYGQGGPGSSAASAAAASAAAGGAGGEGGYGQGGYGSGQGGFGPGQYGQGGSSAASAAASAAGGAGGEGGYGQGGYGQGGSGSSAASAAAAAAGGAGGEGGYGQGGYGQGGSGSSAAAAAAAGGAGGEGGYGQGSYGPGQYGQGGPGSSAASAAAASAGGAGGEGGYGQGGYGSGQGGYGPGQYGQGGSSAAAAAAAGGAGGEGGYGQGSYGPGQYGQGGPGSSAASAAAASAGGAGGEGGYGQGGYGSGQGGYGPGQYGQGGSSAASAAAAGGAGGEGGYGPGQYGQGGSGSSAASAAAAAGSAGGEGGYGTGQYGQGGAGSSAASAAAAGGSGGEGGYGPGRRGYGPGQYGQGGSGSSAASAAAAAAAGGAGGEGGYGTGQYGQGGSGSSAASAAAGGAGGEGGYGQGGYGPGQYGQGGSGSGAASAASSTAASNGVGGSGGFEEIISWRSGGYGQSGSTSASSATSGVGGPGGAPGGYGQGGVGALGPGASSSAASSAATGGAGGYGPGGYGRTGAGGSSASATAAASAISSPAATSRISSVASRMVSGGRVNVSNLSNTLGSVVSQVRAGNPGASECDVTIQALMELMTALVHVLGSASIGNVNYGASAQSAEVVRQSIQTAFG, encoded by the exons ATGACTTGGTTTACTCAACTTTCTCTAGCTTTTCTTCTAGCTCTATGCTTTCACAGCAAATTTGCTGCTGGACAAGGAAGTCCATGGGACAGCATGGCAAAAGCTGAtgcatttatgcaaaattttttgaattgtgctCGTCAAAGTGGAGTTTTTACTCGAGAGCAAATGGATGATATGAGTTCCATCGGAGAAATAATGATGAGTGCCATGGGCAGTATGGAAGGAAAAGTAACTCCCCACAAATTGCAAGCTTTGAATACAGCATTTGCATCTGCTGTGGCTGAAATTGCTATATCTGATGCAGGTGGACAGAATATTCAAGCGACCACTGATGCCATAACAAACGCAATGAGTTCAGCATTTTTCCAAACAACCGGTGGTAGTAATGCCGCATTTGTAAACGAAATCCGTACTTTAATAAACATGTTTGCTCAAGCCTCAGGAAATGCAATTGCGACTGGGGGTGCTGCGTCTGCTGCAGCAGCTGCATCCGCAGGAGGTTCAGGTGGTTACGGGACTGGTCCTAGTTCAGCACCATCAACTGCTACATTGTACGCTCAAGGCCCATCACAAACTATGACAGCATATAGACCCTCTCAGGCCACTGCATCCGCAACATCAACGACTACTTCATACGTACAAGGGCCAGCGCAGACAGTGACGTCCTACAGGCCCTCTCAAATTGTTACGTCTTACACACCTGCTCAATCAGTTACACAAACTTCATACGGATCAAGTGAAATAGTAACCACTTCTTCCGGAACAACTAGGGGATATGGTGGACAACAAGGATCAGGTGCCACAACTACATACGGGGGAGAAGGAGGTATAGGTGCACAAAGAGGATATGGACAGGGTTATGGATCAGGTGCGACAGGACAAGGAGGTTCAGGATCTAGCGCAGCCTCAGCATCAGCCGCCGCTGCAGCCGCAGGAGGAGCTGGTGGTCAAGGTGGATATGGACAAGGAGGTAATGGATATGGACAAGGAGGTTATGGATCAGGTGAATTTGGACAAAGAGGATCAGGATCTAATGCAGCTACATCTGCCTCTTCAACAGCTGCAACTAATCAAGTAAGCGGTTCAGGaagatttgaagaaataatttcatgGAGATCAGGAGGAAATGGGCAAGGTGGCTCTGGATCCAGTGCAGCTTCAGCAACAGCCGCAGGTGGAGCAGGAGGTGAAGGTGGATATGGACTAGGAGGTTATGGTCAATATGGACAAGGAGGATCAGGATCCAGCGCAGCTTCATCAGCTGCCGCAGCCTCAGGAGGTGCAGGCGGCGAAGGTGGATATGGACAAGGAGGTTATGGACCTGGTCAAGGAGGTTATAGACCTGGTCAATATGGACAAGGAGGATCCAGTGCAGCTTCAGCAGCGGCAGCAGCGGCAGGAGGTGCAGGCGGTGAAGGAGGATATGGACAAGGTGGATATGGACCTGGTCAATATGGACAAGGAGGATCAGGATCCAGCGCAGCTTCATCAGCTGCCGCAGCTGCAGCCTCAGGAGGTGCAGGCGGCGAAGGTGGATATGGACAAGGAGGTTATGGACCTGGTCAAGGAGGTTATGGACCTGGTCAATATGGACAAGGAGGATCCAGTGCAGCTTCAGCAGCAGCCGCAGCAGCAGCAGCCGGAGGTTCAGCAGGTGGATTAGGAGGTGAAGGTGGATACGGACAAGGAGGTTATGGATCTGGAGGATATGGACAGGGAGGGTCAGGTTCCAGTGCAGCTTCGGCAGCAGCTGCAGCCGCAGGTGGTGCAGGCGGGCAAGGTGGATATGGACAAAGTGGTTATGGATCTGGCCAAGGTGGTTATGGATCTGGTCAATATGGACAAAGAGGATCAGGATCCAGTGCAGCTTCAGCAGCAGCAGCAGCCTCAGGAGGTGCTGGTGGTGAAGGTGGATATGGAACTGGTCAATATGGACAAGGAGGATCAGGATCCAGTGCAGCTTCAGCAGCAGCAGCAGCAGCCGCAGGAGGTGCAGGAGGGGAAGGTGGATATGGACAAGGAGGTTATGGACCAGGTCAAGGAGGTTATGGACCTGGTCAATATGGGCAAGGAGGATCAGGATCCAGTGCAGCATCAGCGTCCGCAGCCGCTGCAGCCGCAGGAGGTGCAGGCGGTAAAGGTGGATATGGACAAGGAGCTTATGGACCTGGTCAATATGGACAAGGAGGATCAGGATCTAGTTCAGCTGCAGCAGCAGCAGCTGCAGGAGGTTCAGGCGGTGAGG GTGGATATGGAACTGGTCAATATGGACAAGGAGGATCTGGATCCAGTGCAGCTTCAGCAGCAGCAGCCGCAGGAGGTGCAGGCGGTGAAGGTGGATATGGACAAGGAGGCTATGGACCTGGTCAATATGGGCAAGGAGGGTCAGGATCCAGTGCAGCTGCAGCAGCAGCAGCAGGAGGTGCAGGCGGTGAAGGTGGATATGGACAAGGAAGTTATGGACCTGGTCAATATGGACAAGGTGGGCCAGGATCCAGTGCTGCTTCAGCAGCAGCAGCATCCGCAGCCGCAGGAGGTGCAGGCGGTGAAGGTGGATATGGACAAGGTGGTTATGGATCTGGCCAAGGAGGTTTTGGACCTGGTCAATATGGACAAGGAGGATCCAGTGCAGCTTCAGCAGCGGCATCAGCAGCAGGAGGTGCAGGCGGTGAAGGTGGATATGGACAAGGTGGATATGGACAAGGTGGGTCCGGATCCAGTGCAGCTTCAGCAGCAGCAGCAGCAGCAGGAGGTGCAGGCGGTGAAGGTGGATATGGACAAGGTGGATATGGACAAGGTGGGTCAGGATCCAGTGCAGCTGCAGCAGCAGCAGCAGGAGGTGCAGGCGGTGAAGGTGGATATGGACAAGGAAGTTATGGACCTGGTCAATATGGACAAGGTGGGCCAGGATCCAGTGCTGCTTCAGCAGCAGCAGCATCCGCAGGAGGTGCAGGTGGTGAAGGTGGATATGGTCAAGGTGGTTATGGATCTGGCCAAGGAGGTTATGGACCTGGTCAATATGGACAAGGTGGATCCAGTGCAGCTGCAGCAGCAGCAGCAGGAGGTGCAGGCGGTGAAGGTGGATATGGACAAGGAAGTTATGGACCTGGTCAATATGGACAAGGTGGGCCAGGATCCAGTGCTGCTTCAGCAGCAGCAGCATCCGCAGGAGGTGCAGGTGGTGAAGGTGGATATGGTCAAGGTGGTTATGGATCTGGCCAAGGAGGTTATGGACCTGGTCAATATGGACAAGGTGGATCCAGTGCAGCTTCAGCAGCGGCAGCAGGAGGTGCAGGCGGTGAAGGTGGATATGGACCTGGTCAATATGGACAAGGTGGGTCGGGATCCAGTGCAGCTTCAGCAGCAGCAGCCGCAGGAAGTGCCGGCGGTGAAGGTGGATATGGAACTGGTCAGTATGGACAAGGAGGAGCAGGATCCAGTGCAGCCTCTGCAGCAGCCGCAGGAGGTTCAGGCGGTGAAGGTGGATATGGGCCTGGTCGAAGAGGCTATGGACCTGGGCAATATGGACAAGGAGGGTCAGGATCTAGTGCTGCTTCAGCAGCGGCAGCAGCAGCTGCTGGAGGTGCAGGCGGTGAAGGTGGATATGGAACTGGTCAGTATGGACAAGGAGGATCAGGATCCAGTGCAGCTTCAGCAGCCGCAGGAGGTGCAGGCGGTGAAGGTGGATATGGACAGGGAGGTTATGGACCTGGTCAATATGGACAAGGAGGATCAGGATCTGGAGCAGCATCAGCAGCCTCTTCGACTGCAGCATCTAATGGAGTAGGTGGTTCAGGAGGATTTGAAGAAATAATCTCTTGGAGATCAGGTGGATATGGACAAAGTGGATCTACCTCAGCATCTTCAGCAACAAGTGGAGTAGGCGGTCCAGGAGGTGCACCTGGTGGATATGGTCAAGGAGGTGTAGGAGCGTTAGGTCCTGGTGCATCATCTTCCGCAGCGTCTTCAGCAGCAACTGGTGGTGCAGGAGGTTATGGTCCCGGTGGTTATGGCAGAACAGGAGCTGGTGGGTCATCCGCATCCGCAACTGCTGCAGCCTCAGCAATTTCATCACCAGCAGCAACTTCTCGAATTTCGTCTGTTGCATCAAGAATGGTGTCCGGAGGGCGAGTTAATGTTTCTAATCTTTCAAACACACTCGGAAGTGTAGTATCTCAAGTTAGAGCTGGTAACCCTGGAGCAT
- the LOC107445952 gene encoding WAG22 antigen isoform X15: MTWFTQLSLAFLLALCFHSKFAAGQGSPWDSMAKADAFMQNFLNCARQSGVFTREQMDDMSSIGEIMMSAMGSMEGKVTPHKLQALNTAFASAVAEIAISDAGGQNIQATTDAITNAMSSAFFQTTGGSNAAFVNEIRTLINMFAQASGNAIATGGAASAAAAASAGGSGGYGTGPSSAPSTATLYAQGPSQTMTAYRPSQATASATSTTTSYVQGPAQTVTSYRPSQIVTSYTPAQSVTQTSYGSSEIVTTSSGTTRGYGGQQGSGATTTYGGEGGIGAQRGYGQGYGSGATGQGGSGSSAASASAAAAAAGGAGGQGGYGQGGNGYGQGGYGSGEFGQRGSGSNAATSASSTAATNQVSGSGRFEEIISWRSGGNGQGGSGSSAASATAAGGAGGEGGYGLGGYGQYGQGGSGSSAASSAAAASGGAGGEGGYGQGGYGPGQGGYRPGQYGQGGSSAASAAAAAAGGAGGEGGYGQGGYGPGQYGQGGSGSSAASSAAAAAASGGAGGEGGYGQGGYGPGQGGYGPGQYGQGGSSAASAAAAAAAAGGSAGGLGGEGGYGQGGYGSGGYGQGGSGSSAASAAAAAAGGAGGQGGYGQSGYGSGQGGYGSGQYGQRGSGSSAASAAAAASGGAGGEGGYGTGQYGQGGSGSSAASAAAAAAAGGAGGEGGYGQGGYGPGQGGYGPGQYGQGGSGSSAASASAAAAAAGGAGGKGGYGQGAYGPGQYGQGGSGSSSAAAAAAAGGSGGEGGYGQGGYGTGQYGQGGSGSSAASASAAAAAAGGAGGKGGYGQGAYGPGQYGQGGSGSSSAAAAAAAGGSGGEGGYGQGGYGTGQYGPGGSGSSAASAAAAARGAGGEGGYGQGGYGPGQYGPGGSGSSAAAAAAAAGGAGGEGGYGQGGYGTGQYGQGGSGSSAASAAAAAGGAGGEGGYGQGGYGPGQYGQGGSGSSAAAAAAAGGAGGEGGYGQGSYGPGQYGQGGPGSSAASAAAASAAAGGAGGEGGYGQGGYGSGQGGFGPGQYGQGGSSAASAAASAAGGAGGEGGYGQGSYGPGQYGQGGPGSSAASAAAASAGGAGGEGGYGQGGYGSGQGGYGPGQYGQGGSSAAAAAAAGGAGGEGGYGQGSYGPGQYGQGGPGSSAASAAAASAGGAGGEGGYGQGGYGSGQGGYGPGQYGQGGSSAASAAAAGGAGGEGGYGPGQYGQGGSGSSAASAAAAAGSAGGEGGYGTGQYGQGGAGSSAASAAAAGGSGGEGGYGPGRRGYGPGQYGQGGSGSSAASAAAAAAAGGAGGEGGYGTGQYGQGGSGSSAASAAAGGAGGEGGYGQGGYGPGQYGQGGSGSGAASAASSTAASNGVGGSGGFEEIISWRSGGYGQSGSTSASSATSGVGGPGGAPGGYGQGGVGALGPGASSSAASSAATGGAGGYGPGGYGRTGAGGSSASATAAASAISSPAATSRISSVASRMVSGGRVNVSNLSNTLGSVVSQVRAGNPGASECDVTIQALMELMTALVHVLGSASIGNVNYGASAQSAEVVRQSIQTAFG, translated from the exons ATGACTTGGTTTACTCAACTTTCTCTAGCTTTTCTTCTAGCTCTATGCTTTCACAGCAAATTTGCTGCTGGACAAGGAAGTCCATGGGACAGCATGGCAAAAGCTGAtgcatttatgcaaaattttttgaattgtgctCGTCAAAGTGGAGTTTTTACTCGAGAGCAAATGGATGATATGAGTTCCATCGGAGAAATAATGATGAGTGCCATGGGCAGTATGGAAGGAAAAGTAACTCCCCACAAATTGCAAGCTTTGAATACAGCATTTGCATCTGCTGTGGCTGAAATTGCTATATCTGATGCAGGTGGACAGAATATTCAAGCGACCACTGATGCCATAACAAACGCAATGAGTTCAGCATTTTTCCAAACAACCGGTGGTAGTAATGCCGCATTTGTAAACGAAATCCGTACTTTAATAAACATGTTTGCTCAAGCCTCAGGAAATGCAATTGCGACTGGGGGTGCTGCGTCTGCTGCAGCAGCTGCATCCGCAGGAGGTTCAGGTGGTTACGGGACTGGTCCTAGTTCAGCACCATCAACTGCTACATTGTACGCTCAAGGCCCATCACAAACTATGACAGCATATAGACCCTCTCAGGCCACTGCATCCGCAACATCAACGACTACTTCATACGTACAAGGGCCAGCGCAGACAGTGACGTCCTACAGGCCCTCTCAAATTGTTACGTCTTACACACCTGCTCAATCAGTTACACAAACTTCATACGGATCAAGTGAAATAGTAACCACTTCTTCCGGAACAACTAGGGGATATGGTGGACAACAAGGATCAGGTGCCACAACTACATACGGGGGAGAAGGAGGTATAGGTGCACAAAGAGGATATGGACAGGGTTATGGATCAGGTGCGACAGGACAAGGAGGTTCAGGATCTAGCGCAGCCTCAGCATCAGCCGCCGCTGCAGCCGCAGGAGGAGCTGGTGGTCAAGGTGGATATGGACAAGGAGGTAATGGATATGGACAAGGAGGTTATGGATCAGGTGAATTTGGACAAAGAGGATCAGGATCTAATGCAGCTACATCTGCCTCTTCAACAGCTGCAACTAATCAAGTAAGCGGTTCAGGaagatttgaagaaataatttcatgGAGATCAGGAGGAAATGGGCAAGGTGGCTCTGGATCCAGTGCAGCTTCAGCAACAGCCGCAGGTGGAGCAGGAGGTGAAGGTGGATATGGACTAGGAGGTTATGGTCAATATGGACAAGGAGGATCAGGATCCAGCGCAGCTTCATCAGCTGCCGCAGCCTCAGGAGGTGCAGGCGGCGAAGGTGGATATGGACAAGGAGGTTATGGACCTGGTCAAGGAGGTTATAGACCTGGTCAATATGGACAAGGAGGATCCAGTGCAGCTTCAGCAGCGGCAGCAGCGGCAGGAGGTGCAGGCGGTGAAGGAGGATATGGACAAGGTGGATATGGACCTGGTCAATATGGACAAGGAGGATCAGGATCCAGCGCAGCTTCATCAGCTGCCGCAGCTGCAGCCTCAGGAGGTGCAGGCGGCGAAGGTGGATATGGACAAGGAGGTTATGGACCTGGTCAAGGAGGTTATGGACCTGGTCAATATGGACAAGGAGGATCCAGTGCAGCTTCAGCAGCAGCCGCAGCAGCAGCAGCCGGAGGTTCAGCAGGTGGATTAGGAGGTGAAGGTGGATACGGACAAGGAGGTTATGGATCTGGAGGATATGGACAGGGAGGGTCAGGTTCCAGTGCAGCTTCGGCAGCAGCTGCAGCCGCAGGTGGTGCAGGCGGGCAAGGTGGATATGGACAAAGTGGTTATGGATCTGGCCAAGGTGGTTATGGATCTGGTCAATATGGACAAAGAGGATCAGGATCCAGTGCAGCTTCAGCAGCAGCAGCAGCCTCAGGAGGTGCTGGTGGTGAAGGTGGATATGGAACTGGTCAATATGGACAAGGAGGATCAGGATCCAGTGCAGCTTCAGCAGCAGCAGCAGCAGCCGCAGGAGGTGCAGGAGGGGAAGGTGGATATGGACAAGGAGGTTATGGACCAGGTCAAGGAGGTTATGGACCTGGTCAATATGGGCAAGGAGGATCAGGATCCAGTGCAGCATCAGCGTCCGCAGCCGCTGCAGCCGCAGGAGGTGCAGGCGGTAAAGGTGGATATGGACAAGGAGCTTATGGACCTGGTCAATATGGACAAGGAGGATCAGGATCTAGTTCAGCTGCAGCAGCAGCAGCTGCAGGAGGTTCAGGCGGTGAGGGTGGATATGGACAAGGCGGATATGGAACTGGTCAATATGGACAAGGAGGATCTGGATCCAGTGCAGCATCAGCGTCCGCAGCCGCTGCAGCCGCAGGAGGTGCAGGCGGTAAAGGTGGATATGGACAAGGAGCTTATGGACCTGGTCAATATGGACAAGGAGGGTCAGGATCTAGTTCAGCTGCAGCAGCAGCAGCTGCGGGAGGTTCAGGCGGTGAGGGTGGATATGGACAAGGCGGATATGGAACTGGTCAATATGGACCTGGAGGATCTGGATCCAGTGCAGCTTCAGCAGCAGCAGCCGCAAGAGGTGCAGGCGGTGAAGGTGGATATGGACAAGGAGGCTATGGACCTGGTCAATATGGACCTGGAGGGTCAGGATCCAGTGCAGCTGCAGCAGCAGCAGCTGCAGGAGGTGCAGGCGGTGAGGGGGGATATGGACAAGGTGGATATGGAACTGGTCAATATGGACAAGGAGGATCTGGATCCAGTGCAGCTTCAGCAGCAGCAGCCGCAGGAGGTGCAGGCGGTGAAGGTGGATATGGACAAGGAGGCTATGGACCTGGTCAATATGGGCAAGGAGGGTCAGGATCCAGTGCAGCTGCAGCAGCAGCAGCAGGAGGTGCAGGCGGTGAAGGTGGATATGGACAAGGAAGTTATGGACCTGGTCAATATGGACAAGGTGGGCCAGGATCCAGTGCTGCTTCAGCAGCAGCAGCATCCGCAGCCGCAGGAGGTGCAGGCGGTGAAGGTGGATATGGACAAGGTGGTTATGGATCTGGCCAAGGAGGTTTTGGACCTGGTCAATATGGACAAGGAGGATCCAGTGCAGCTTCAGCAGCGGCATCAGCAGCAGGAGGTGCAGGCGGTGAAGGTGGATATGGACAAG GAAGTTATGGACCTGGTCAATATGGACAAGGTGGGCCAGGATCCAGTGCTGCTTCAGCAGCAGCAGCATCCGCAGGAGGTGCAGGTGGTGAAGGTGGATATGGTCAAGGTGGTTATGGATCTGGCCAAGGAGGTTATGGACCTGGTCAATATGGACAAGGTGGATCCAGTGCAGCTGCAGCAGCAGCAGCAGGAGGTGCAGGCGGTGAAGGTGGATATGGACAAGGAAGTTATGGACCTGGTCAATATGGACAAGGTGGGCCAGGATCCAGTGCTGCTTCAGCAGCAGCAGCATCCGCAGGAGGTGCAGGTGGTGAAGGTGGATATGGTCAAGGTGGTTATGGATCTGGCCAAGGAGGTTATGGACCTGGTCAATATGGACAAGGTGGATCCAGTGCAGCTTCAGCAGCGGCAGCAGGAGGTGCAGGCGGTGAAGGTGGATATGGACCTGGTCAATATGGACAAGGTGGGTCGGGATCCAGTGCAGCTTCAGCAGCAGCAGCCGCAGGAAGTGCCGGCGGTGAAGGTGGATATGGAACTGGTCAGTATGGACAAGGAGGAGCAGGATCCAGTGCAGCCTCTGCAGCAGCCGCAGGAGGTTCAGGCGGTGAAGGTGGATATGGGCCTGGTCGAAGAGGCTATGGACCTGGGCAATATGGACAAGGAGGGTCAGGATCTAGTGCTGCTTCAGCAGCGGCAGCAGCAGCTGCTGGAGGTGCAGGCGGTGAAGGTGGATATGGAACTGGTCAGTATGGACAAGGAGGATCAGGATCCAGTGCAGCTTCAGCAGCCGCAGGAGGTGCAGGCGGTGAAGGTGGATATGGACAGGGAGGTTATGGACCTGGTCAATATGGACAAGGAGGATCAGGATCTGGAGCAGCATCAGCAGCCTCTTCGACTGCAGCATCTAATGGAGTAGGTGGTTCAGGAGGATTTGAAGAAATAATCTCTTGGAGATCAGGTGGATATGGACAAAGTGGATCTACCTCAGCATCTTCAGCAACAAGTGGAGTAGGCGGTCCAGGAGGTGCACCTGGTGGATATGGTCAAGGAGGTGTAGGAGCGTTAGGTCCTGGTGCATCATCTTCCGCAGCGTCTTCAGCAGCAACTGGTGGTGCAGGAGGTTATGGTCCCGGTGGTTATGGCAGAACAGGAGCTGGTGGGTCATCCGCATCCGCAACTGCTGCAGCCTCAGCAATTTCATCACCAGCAGCAACTTCTCGAATTTCGTCTGTTGCATCAAGAATGGTGTCCGGAGGGCGAGTTAATGTTTCTAATCTTTCAAACACACTCGGAAGTGTAGTATCTCAAGTTAGAGCTGGTAACCCTGGAGCAT